A genomic window from Desulfovermiculus halophilus DSM 18834 includes:
- a CDS encoding integron integrase: MTNEIKIRHYSQKTLKSYTNWVYKLKSYTRLQDPQALSTSDVKSFLTSLAVEKNMSASSQNLAFNALLFFFRHVLGQEFGPIDGVVRAKQKPYIPVVLTREEIDKVIQHLTSPFDLVVQLLYGCGLRLFECLGLRVNAFNFDFGVLTIHDGKGKKDRTVPLPHMLLPELNKQLEKVKALHAKDLEARYDGVFMFDNMENKYPNSPREFVWQWFFPATYLTHIPETGQRRRYHLHESQVQKAIRHAVQKAQIPKRVSSHTFRHSFASHLLQANYDIRTIQELLGHSDVRTTMIYTHTIKSQTQKEAKSPLDF, encoded by the coding sequence AAGACGCTGAAATCGTATACCAATTGGGTTTATAAGCTCAAATCGTACACCCGGCTACAGGACCCTCAAGCCTTGTCCACATCTGATGTCAAATCCTTTCTGACCTCCCTGGCGGTGGAGAAAAACATGTCCGCTTCCTCCCAGAACCTGGCCTTTAATGCGCTTTTGTTCTTTTTCCGGCACGTCCTGGGTCAGGAGTTCGGCCCCATCGACGGAGTCGTCCGCGCCAAGCAAAAGCCGTATATCCCTGTTGTCCTCACCCGGGAGGAGATCGACAAAGTCATCCAGCACTTGACTTCGCCTTTTGATCTGGTTGTCCAGCTGCTCTATGGATGCGGACTCCGGTTATTTGAATGTCTGGGGCTCCGGGTCAACGCCTTCAACTTTGATTTTGGAGTCTTGACCATTCACGACGGCAAGGGGAAAAAGGATCGGACCGTTCCCTTGCCCCACATGCTGCTCCCTGAACTGAACAAGCAGCTGGAAAAGGTGAAGGCACTGCATGCAAAAGATCTGGAAGCCAGATATGACGGGGTGTTCATGTTCGACAATATGGAGAACAAATACCCAAACAGCCCCAGGGAATTTGTCTGGCAGTGGTTTTTCCCTGCCACCTATCTGACCCATATTCCCGAGACCGGCCAGCGCAGGCGGTACCATCTGCATGAGTCCCAGGTGCAAAAGGCGATTCGCCATGCAGTGCAAAAAGCGCAGATCCCAAAGCGCGTCTCGTCGCATACCTTCCGGCACAGCTTTGCCAGCCACCTGCTCCAGGCCAACTACGACATCCGGACCATTCAGGAATTACTCGGGCACAGCGATGTGCGGACCACCATGATCTATACCCACACCAT